One stretch of Deinococcus carri DNA includes these proteins:
- a CDS encoding DUF2726 domain-containing protein: MHAPGPRAVHPSVRYAELQPPERQLLLALEAQGGETTREALTDMVSGTPEDVLACLVRLTGLGLVHGTPTGWRLQEAVRRRVQQDLSMAVQARMVTSYPSRLRTAPGLMGERVLRYVCRELFTPHNVAAQVPLRRVLDVQVMNTLLDEGDRTFLASGSAHLDVVIEHHETEEPLLALELDGPQHERSPQQGRDVRKDRILRVAGLPLLRLWTDERRPPSAGLLRAYLSWRLREALRDRSFREAVSQALYSVLDRSNGEVRA; the protein is encoded by the coding sequence GTCCGTCCGCTATGCCGAACTCCAGCCGCCGGAGCGTCAACTGCTCCTGGCGCTGGAGGCCCAGGGTGGAGAGACTACTCGGGAAGCGCTGACCGACATGGTGAGTGGGACGCCCGAGGACGTCCTGGCCTGTCTCGTACGGCTGACGGGCCTCGGCTTGGTCCACGGAACGCCCACGGGGTGGCGTCTGCAGGAGGCGGTACGGAGGCGCGTCCAGCAAGACCTGAGCATGGCGGTGCAGGCCCGTATGGTGACTTCATACCCGAGCAGGTTGCGCACCGCACCCGGTTTGATGGGCGAGCGCGTGCTGCGATATGTGTGCCGCGAGCTGTTCACGCCGCATAACGTCGCCGCCCAAGTGCCGCTGCGCCGGGTCCTTGACGTGCAGGTCATGAACACCCTGCTCGACGAGGGCGACCGGACCTTCCTCGCCAGTGGGAGCGCTCACCTCGACGTGGTCATCGAACACCATGAGACTGAAGAACCCCTGCTGGCATTGGAACTCGACGGTCCTCAGCACGAACGCAGCCCCCAGCAGGGGCGCGACGTCCGCAAGGATCGCATTCTGCGGGTCGCCGGGTTGCCGCTGCTGCGGCTGTGGACGGATGAGCGTCGACCCCCGTCCGCAGGCCTGTTGCGGGCCTACCTGAGCTGGCGGTTGCGCGAGGCCCTGCGGGACCGGAGCTTCCGGGAGGCCGTCTCTCAGGCTCTCTATAGCGTTCTGGACCGGTCGAACGGCGAGGTGCGGGCGTGA